A section of the Rhizomicrobium sp. genome encodes:
- a CDS encoding P-II family nitrogen regulator: MKLITAIIKPFKLDEVREQLSALGVQGMTVTEVKGYGRQKGHTEIYRGAEYAVSFLPKLKIEVAVKSEMAEAVIEAITSKAKTGQIGDGKIFVTPLEQVVRIRTGETDGDAL, translated from the coding sequence ATGAAGCTGATCACGGCGATCATCAAACCCTTCAAGCTCGACGAGGTCCGGGAACAGCTTTCCGCGCTGGGCGTGCAGGGCATGACCGTCACCGAAGTCAAAGGGTACGGACGGCAGAAGGGCCATACCGAAATCTACCGCGGCGCGGAATACGCCGTGAGCTTCCTGCCGAAGCTCAAGATCGAAGTCGCCGTCAAAAGCGAAATGGCCGAGGCGGTGATCGAGGCGATCACCTCCAAGGCCAAGACCGGCCAGATCGGCGACGGGAAAATCTTCGTCACACCGCTCGAACAGGTCGTGCGTATCCGCACGGGGGAAACCGACGGCGACGCGCTCTAG
- the zapE gene encoding cell division protein ZapE translates to MSLLERYRASIAKGELKKDAAQERAAAKLAALARALKSWRPGRRFFFAAPRPPRGLYLWGDVGRGKSMLMDLFFAEAPVAQKRRIHFNEFMMETHAAIHAERQRGGGDPIPPVARGIAEAARLLCFDEFQVTDVADAMILGRLFEQLFERGVVVVATSNTPPDRLYEGGLNRQLFLPFIAEIERRLDVVELDGAVDYRLHRISGLSVYLYPLGPKADAAMDAAWLKLTDRQQGAPQNLTILGRTLRVPQAAKGVARFGFEDLCAQPLAGADYLAVARAFHTVLIDHIPRLGANQRNEARRFVLLVDTLYDEGVKLICSADAPPEELYVAGDGADAFRRTVSRLHEMQSEDYLKRGHGVRGDAVAAV, encoded by the coding sequence ATGAGCCTTCTCGAGCGGTATCGCGCCTCCATCGCCAAGGGCGAACTGAAGAAGGACGCGGCGCAGGAGCGCGCGGCGGCGAAGCTTGCCGCGCTGGCCAGGGCGCTGAAATCCTGGCGGCCGGGGCGGCGGTTCTTCTTCGCGGCGCCCAGGCCGCCGCGCGGACTTTACCTCTGGGGCGATGTCGGGCGCGGCAAGTCCATGCTGATGGACCTGTTCTTCGCCGAAGCGCCGGTCGCGCAAAAGCGGCGCATCCACTTCAACGAATTCATGATGGAGACCCACGCCGCGATCCATGCCGAGCGCCAGCGCGGCGGCGGCGACCCGATCCCGCCCGTGGCGCGCGGCATCGCGGAGGCGGCGCGGCTTCTGTGCTTCGACGAATTCCAGGTGACCGACGTGGCCGACGCGATGATCCTGGGCCGGCTGTTCGAGCAGCTTTTCGAGCGCGGCGTGGTGGTGGTGGCCACCTCGAACACGCCGCCGGACCGGCTGTATGAGGGCGGGCTGAACCGCCAGCTTTTCCTGCCCTTCATCGCGGAGATCGAGCGGCGGCTCGACGTGGTCGAGCTCGACGGCGCGGTCGATTATCGCCTGCACCGGATTTCCGGCCTCAGCGTCTATCTTTATCCCCTGGGGCCGAAGGCCGATGCGGCGATGGACGCCGCCTGGCTCAAGCTCACCGACCGCCAGCAGGGCGCGCCGCAGAACCTCACCATCCTGGGACGCACGCTGCGCGTGCCGCAGGCCGCCAAGGGCGTGGCGCGGTTCGGGTTCGAGGATCTCTGCGCCCAGCCGCTGGCGGGCGCCGACTATCTCGCGGTGGCGCGGGCCTTCCATACCGTGCTGATCGACCATATCCCCCGGCTGGGCGCGAACCAGCGCAACGAGGCGCGGCGGTTCGTTCTGTTGGTCGACACGCTTTATGACGAGGGCGTCAAGCTGATCTGCTCGGCCGATGCGCCGCCGGAGGAGCTTTATGTCGCCGGCGACGGCGCCGACGCCTTCCGCCGCACCGTGTCGCGCCTGCACGAAATGCAGAGCGAGGACTATCTGAAGCGCGGCCATGGCGTTCGCGGCGACGCGGTCGCGGCTGTATAG
- a CDS encoding class I SAM-dependent methyltransferase produces MSNPALREQADPADDELLRYAGMQKSYYQNAGLKNPESWVVGHYDYHENVPYETNLLFLYGDIRHPVFEDFGSRRAFDIACGEGRMVRRMQNVFGKVDGADISSVMIDLAEDRTPGSDFWVTDGLSAGAAPSGAYDFVYCTISLQHICVFETRDMILKDICRILKPDGKITLQYAFSKNYPALPTGPVQQVSPGVATQVFKIDRHHAQWFDNKTEAQSTNGGCDVVIGPDDLPAVQAYFNRYFESVDFWFYDVSVGRGGFGQPRILPPVHPNSHISDECHVTHFVFIHCSGKKV; encoded by the coding sequence ATGAGCAATCCGGCCCTTCGTGAACAGGCTGACCCGGCCGATGACGAGCTTCTGCGCTATGCTGGCATGCAGAAATCGTACTACCAGAATGCTGGACTGAAGAATCCCGAGAGCTGGGTTGTCGGCCATTACGACTATCACGAGAACGTCCCCTACGAGACCAATCTGCTCTTTCTCTACGGCGATATCCGCCATCCGGTCTTCGAGGATTTCGGCTCGCGCCGGGCGTTCGACATCGCCTGCGGCGAAGGCCGCATGGTCCGGCGGATGCAGAACGTCTTCGGCAAGGTGGACGGCGCGGATATCAGTTCGGTGATGATCGACCTGGCCGAGGACCGCACGCCGGGCAGCGATTTCTGGGTGACGGACGGGCTGAGCGCCGGTGCCGCACCGTCGGGCGCCTACGATTTCGTCTACTGCACGATCTCCCTGCAGCACATCTGCGTGTTCGAAACGCGCGACATGATCCTGAAGGACATCTGCCGCATCCTCAAGCCGGACGGCAAGATCACCCTGCAATACGCGTTCTCGAAGAACTACCCGGCGCTTCCCACCGGGCCGGTGCAGCAGGTCTCGCCCGGCGTCGCGACGCAGGTCTTCAAGATCGACCGCCATCACGCGCAATGGTTCGACAACAAGACCGAGGCGCAAAGCACCAATGGCGGCTGCGACGTGGTGATCGGCCCCGACGACCTTCCCGCCGTGCAGGCCTATTTCAACCGCTATTTCGAGAGCGTCGATTTCTGGTTCTACGACGTGTCGGTGGGCCGCGGCGGCTTCGGCCAGCCGCGCATCCTGCCGCCCGTCCATCCCAACAGCCATATCTCCGACGAGTGCCATGTCACGCACTTCGTCTTCATCCATTGCTCGGGAAAGAAGGTCTGA
- a CDS encoding DNA translocase FtsK 4TM domain-containing protein: protein MSQATRRVTAGGVYQPRSRGAAMADALADARRSLARLFRLAVMRGAGALLFLGSAAALVALAGYDPSDPSWNNATGATTSNWLGGMGAMAADMLLQAFGIAAIAALAPPIVWGVRALRGLHLKHAMWRAFAWPLGTLLLAAGLGILPAFKSLPAQDGGLIGIAAASMSAHVALVYRQPWIAIALPVLLLVAGLPLSFLATGLRLTPILRGLANVPATVLWAGSLLKMPKFSFRKAEHNYDEEEFEPEFDEESEPEDEGYALDVAPEPIAATRLAERRESRVKREEAKKAAATNIKRPKQPALDLVSGEYQLPALNLLAEPVVVHDATALSDEALEENARMLEAVLTDFGVKGRIMAVRPGPVVTLYEFEPAAGVKSSRVISLADDVARSMSAVAARIAVIPGRNVIGIELPNHTRETVYLREMLASGEYDKARAPLTLALGKTIGGEPVMADLAKMPHLLVAGTTGSGKSVGLNTMILSLLYRMTPQQCRLIMIDPKMLELSVYDGIPHLLSPVVIDPKKAVVALKWAVREMEERYRKMSKLGVRGVEAFNDRVRKAKEKGESLKRTVQTGFDRETGKPIYEDEVLELEPMPYIVVIVDEVADLMMISGKEIEGAVQRLAQMARAAGIHLIAATQRPSVDVITGTIKANFPTRISFQVTSKIDSRTILGEQGAEQLLGAGDMLYMMAGGRIRRIHGPFVTDREVEDVVRFLKTQGTPDYLEAVTEEPDEESDDPYALMGAGGGGNSDSGDDLYDKALAIVARERKATTSYLQRRLQIGYNKAASLIERMEHDGVVSKPNHKGLREVLLPDHGEE from the coding sequence ATGAGCCAGGCAACGCGGCGGGTGACGGCAGGGGGCGTGTACCAACCGCGCTCGCGCGGCGCCGCCATGGCGGATGCCCTGGCCGATGCGCGGCGGTCGCTGGCGCGGCTGTTCCGGCTCGCCGTCATGCGCGGCGCGGGGGCGCTCCTCTTCCTCGGCTCGGCCGCGGCGCTGGTGGCGCTGGCGGGCTATGACCCCTCCGATCCCTCCTGGAACAACGCGACCGGCGCGACGACATCCAACTGGCTGGGCGGCATGGGCGCGATGGCGGCCGACATGCTGCTGCAGGCCTTCGGCATCGCGGCCATCGCGGCGCTGGCGCCGCCGATCGTCTGGGGCGTCCGCGCCCTGCGCGGGCTGCACCTCAAACACGCCATGTGGCGGGCCTTCGCCTGGCCGCTCGGCACCCTGCTTCTGGCGGCGGGGCTGGGCATCCTGCCCGCGTTCAAGAGCCTGCCGGCGCAGGATGGCGGGCTGATCGGCATCGCCGCGGCGTCGATGTCGGCGCATGTCGCGCTGGTCTATCGCCAGCCCTGGATCGCCATCGCGCTGCCGGTGCTGCTGCTGGTTGCCGGCCTGCCGCTGTCCTTTCTCGCCACGGGCCTGCGCCTGACGCCGATCCTGCGCGGCCTCGCCAATGTGCCGGCGACGGTCCTGTGGGCCGGCTCGCTGCTCAAGATGCCGAAATTCTCGTTTCGCAAGGCCGAGCACAATTACGACGAAGAGGAATTCGAGCCCGAATTCGACGAAGAGAGCGAACCCGAGGACGAAGGCTACGCGCTCGACGTGGCGCCCGAGCCGATCGCGGCCACCCGCCTCGCCGAACGGCGCGAGAGCCGCGTCAAGCGCGAGGAAGCCAAGAAGGCCGCGGCCACCAACATCAAGCGGCCCAAGCAGCCGGCGCTGGATCTCGTCAGCGGCGAATACCAATTGCCGGCGCTGAACCTTCTGGCCGAGCCGGTGGTGGTGCACGACGCCACGGCGCTGTCGGACGAAGCTCTGGAAGAGAATGCCCGCATGCTGGAAGCGGTGCTGACCGATTTCGGCGTCAAGGGCCGCATCATGGCGGTGCGCCCCGGCCCGGTGGTGACGCTCTATGAGTTCGAACCGGCGGCGGGCGTGAAATCCTCGCGCGTGATCAGCCTGGCTGACGACGTGGCGCGCTCGATGAGCGCGGTCGCGGCGCGAATCGCGGTGATCCCGGGGCGCAACGTGATCGGCATCGAGCTGCCCAACCACACCCGCGAGACCGTCTATCTGCGCGAGATGCTGGCGAGCGGCGAATACGACAAGGCGCGCGCGCCGCTGACCCTGGCGCTGGGCAAGACCATCGGCGGCGAGCCGGTGATGGCTGACCTCGCCAAGATGCCCCATCTTCTGGTCGCGGGCACGACGGGCTCGGGCAAGTCGGTCGGGCTCAACACCATGATCCTGTCGCTGCTCTACCGCATGACGCCGCAGCAATGCCGGCTGATCATGATCGATCCCAAGATGCTGGAATTGTCCGTGTACGATGGGATCCCGCACCTGCTGTCGCCGGTGGTGATCGACCCGAAGAAGGCGGTCGTCGCGCTCAAATGGGCCGTGCGCGAGATGGAAGAGCGCTACCGCAAGATGTCCAAGCTGGGCGTGCGCGGCGTGGAAGCCTTCAACGACCGCGTGCGCAAGGCCAAGGAGAAGGGCGAGAGCCTGAAGCGCACGGTGCAGACCGGCTTCGACCGCGAGACCGGCAAGCCGATCTACGAGGACGAGGTGCTCGAACTGGAGCCGATGCCCTATATCGTGGTCATTGTCGACGAGGTCGCCGACCTGATGATGATCAGCGGCAAGGAGATCGAGGGCGCGGTGCAGCGCCTGGCGCAGATGGCGCGCGCCGCCGGCATCCACCTGATCGCGGCGACGCAGCGGCCTTCGGTCGACGTCATCACCGGCACGATCAAGGCGAATTTCCCGACCCGCATCTCGTTCCAGGTGACGAGCAAGATCGACAGCCGCACCATCCTGGGCGAACAGGGCGCCGAGCAGCTCCTGGGCGCCGGCGACATGCTCTACATGATGGCCGGCGGCCGCATCCGCCGCATCCATGGGCCGTTCGTCACCGACCGCGAGGTCGAGGATGTGGTGCGCTTCCTGAAGACGCAAGGAACGCCGGACTATCTCGAAGCGGTGACCGAGGAGCCGGACGAGGAGAGCGACGATCCCTATGCCCTGATGGGCGCGGGCGGCGGCGGCAATTCGGATTCGGGCGACGATCTCTACGACAAGGCGCTGGCCATCGTGGCGCGCGAGCGCAAGGCGACGACGTCTTATCTCCAGCGCCGGCTGCAGATCGGCTACAACAAGGCGGCCAGCCTGATCGAGCGCATGGAGCATGACGGGGTGGTGTCGAAGCCCAACCACAAGGGCTTGCGCGAGGTCCTGCTGCCGGACCACGGCGAGGAATAG
- a CDS encoding ammonium transporter, with the protein MSSAKLKRVGIGIGAGLGALALTMGSALAETPPPDPLNSGDTAWMITSAALVLLMTIPGLALFYAGMVRKKNMLATAAQSFGATAIITILWMVIGYSAALTTNPDSNLNQYIGSFNQFMLFNMTLKSINPLAGTIPESVYMFFQMTFAIITPALIAGAIADRMKFSAFMWFMSLWLLLVYVPIAHWVWGGGFLGASWGALDYAGGTVVHLNAGTAGLVACLMLGKRVGYGTENMAPHNLLFALIGASLLWVGWFGFNAGSAVTAGYNAGMAAAATQIATAAAALAWMFAEWIINRKPSVLGMISGAVAGLVAITPASGFVDALGALIIGVAAGVVCYIASVWVKKLLGYDDALDTWGVHGVGGALGAILTGVFAKNAINSAGKGWLADGNLHQVAIQFYSVVVVFVYCGIATFIILKVIDMIVGIRVSQEVEVEGLDINLHGETIHG; encoded by the coding sequence ATGAGTTCTGCGAAGCTGAAGCGAGTGGGGATCGGCATAGGCGCCGGTCTTGGGGCGTTGGCCTTGACGATGGGATCGGCCCTGGCGGAGACGCCGCCGCCCGATCCGTTGAATTCCGGCGACACCGCCTGGATGATCACCTCGGCCGCCCTGGTACTGCTGATGACCATTCCGGGCCTGGCGCTGTTCTATGCCGGCATGGTGCGCAAGAAGAACATGCTGGCGACCGCGGCCCAGAGCTTCGGCGCCACCGCGATCATCACCATCCTGTGGATGGTGATCGGCTATTCGGCGGCGCTCACCACCAATCCCGACAGCAACCTCAACCAGTATATCGGCAGCTTCAACCAGTTCATGCTGTTCAACATGACGCTGAAGAGCATCAACCCGCTCGCGGGAACGATCCCCGAGTCGGTCTACATGTTCTTCCAGATGACCTTCGCGATCATCACCCCGGCGCTGATCGCCGGCGCGATCGCGGACCGCATGAAGTTCTCCGCCTTCATGTGGTTCATGTCGCTGTGGCTGCTGCTCGTCTATGTGCCGATCGCCCATTGGGTGTGGGGCGGCGGCTTCCTCGGCGCGTCGTGGGGCGCGCTCGACTATGCCGGCGGCACGGTCGTGCATCTGAACGCCGGCACGGCGGGCCTCGTCGCCTGCCTGATGCTGGGCAAGCGCGTGGGCTACGGCACCGAGAACATGGCGCCGCACAACCTCTTGTTCGCCCTGATCGGCGCCTCGCTGCTGTGGGTCGGCTGGTTCGGCTTCAACGCCGGTTCCGCGGTGACGGCGGGCTACAATGCCGGCATGGCGGCGGCGGCGACGCAGATCGCCACGGCGGCGGCGGCGCTGGCCTGGATGTTCGCGGAGTGGATCATCAACCGCAAGCCGTCGGTGCTCGGCATGATCTCCGGCGCGGTCGCCGGCCTCGTGGCGATCACCCCGGCCTCGGGCTTCGTCGATGCGCTGGGCGCGCTCATCATCGGCGTGGCCGCGGGCGTGGTCTGCTACATCGCCTCGGTCTGGGTGAAGAAGCTGCTCGGCTATGACGACGCTCTCGACACCTGGGGCGTGCACGGCGTGGGCGGGGCGCTGGGCGCGATCCTGACCGGCGTCTTCGCGAAGAACGCGATCAACTCGGCCGGCAAGGGCTGGCTGGCGGACGGCAATCTCCACCAGGTGGCGATCCAGTTCTACAGCGTCGTGGTCGTCTTCGTGTATTGCGGCATCGCGACCTTCATCATCCTGAAGGTGATCGACATGATCGTGGGCATCCGAGTCTCCCAGGAGGTCGAGGTCGAAGGTCTCGACATCAACCTCCACGGAGAAACGATACACGGCTGA
- a CDS encoding TylF/MycF/NovP-related O-methyltransferase, with product MSLPATPFSSAGFGCRERRFAVEDVRKMKESVYVLTDIAPFRDIELMLACDGVLASLDELNDEEIGESAFYVYFSVDELCVEPIRRIIACGGMFVPPMQFAKTRYSRVAAHVAETLAESNRAVGELFCGEALHENICQAVDMTKDVEGDFLEIGVFTGSSAVTAMTHMRNRGIRRRCHLMDTFEGFTYAEAEASADGIWNGTHLMAAAPQQTLLAERMRGVGQEFRFVKGNICADPIPAGIETLALVNVDVDLYEATLAGLCKTAPLVAPRGIIVCEDPASTPGLYGAFVALDEFLRTEEGRKFVRVFMGTQYFLIKMAA from the coding sequence ATGTCTTTGCCCGCAACGCCGTTCAGTTCCGCCGGTTTCGGTTGCCGTGAGCGGCGCTTCGCCGTCGAAGACGTCCGCAAGATGAAAGAGTCGGTCTATGTCCTGACCGACATCGCGCCGTTCCGCGACATCGAGCTGATGCTGGCCTGCGACGGCGTCCTGGCGTCGCTCGACGAACTGAACGACGAGGAAATCGGCGAGAGCGCGTTCTACGTCTATTTCAGCGTCGACGAGCTCTGCGTGGAGCCGATCCGGCGCATCATCGCATGCGGCGGGATGTTCGTTCCGCCGATGCAGTTCGCCAAGACCCGCTATTCCCGCGTCGCCGCCCATGTCGCCGAGACCCTGGCGGAATCGAATCGCGCGGTCGGCGAGCTGTTCTGCGGCGAAGCGCTGCACGAGAACATCTGCCAGGCCGTCGACATGACGAAGGACGTCGAGGGCGACTTCCTGGAGATCGGGGTGTTCACCGGATCGAGCGCCGTCACCGCCATGACCCATATGCGCAATCGCGGCATCAGGCGGCGGTGCCATCTGATGGATACGTTCGAGGGCTTTACTTATGCGGAAGCGGAAGCGAGCGCCGACGGCATCTGGAACGGCACGCATCTGATGGCGGCGGCGCCGCAGCAGACGCTGCTGGCGGAGCGGATGCGCGGCGTCGGCCAGGAGTTCCGTTTCGTCAAAGGCAATATCTGCGCCGACCCCATTCCGGCCGGGATCGAGACGCTGGCGCTGGTGAACGTCGACGTCGATCTCTACGAGGCGACGCTGGCCGGACTGTGCAAGACGGCGCCGCTCGTTGCGCCCCGCGGGATCATCGTCTGCGAAGACCCCGCCTCGACGCCCGGGCTCTATGGCGCCTTCGTCGCCCTCGACGAATTCCTGCGCACCGAAGAGGGCAGGAAATTCGTCCGCGTCTTCATGGGCACGCAGTATTTCCTGATCAAGATGGCGGCGTAG
- a CDS encoding FAD-dependent monooxygenase yields MSQCDVIIGGGGMVGLTLAIALARGGLKVSVADPLPQAAALDAAFDGRVSALAFATVRMFQALGIWEHLAKDAQPINDILVTDAKLNGEPSPFSLHFDAAEVGAASLGHIVENRRTRAALFAAAAALPDLRLIAPAALVDLAPGPHSVRATLSNGETVEAALAIAADGRDSAMRDLMGLGVIAWSYPQWGIVATVTHEKPHNGVAYEHFLPSGPFAILPMTGNRSSLVWTEDEKLAPKMLALDAEAFDAEIARRFGAHLGATTAAGPRWSYPLKFHLARGYVKPRFALAGDAAHGIHPIAGQGLNLGLKDAAALADVLLDAARLGLDIGALDTLKKYERWRRFDSLAMAVATDGLNRLFSNDIAPLRALRDVGMGIVDAIGPARRFFMRHAGGDIGKLPRLMRGEAA; encoded by the coding sequence ATGAGCCAGTGTGACGTGATTATCGGCGGCGGCGGCATGGTCGGGCTGACCCTGGCCATCGCGCTCGCCCGGGGCGGCCTCAAGGTTTCCGTGGCCGACCCGCTGCCCCAGGCCGCCGCGCTGGACGCCGCCTTCGACGGCCGCGTCAGCGCGCTCGCCTTTGCCACGGTGCGCATGTTCCAGGCGCTGGGCATCTGGGAGCATCTGGCGAAAGACGCCCAGCCCATCAACGACATCCTGGTCACCGACGCGAAGTTGAACGGCGAGCCCTCGCCCTTCTCGCTGCATTTCGACGCGGCGGAGGTCGGCGCCGCCTCGCTCGGCCATATCGTGGAGAACCGCCGCACCCGCGCCGCCCTGTTCGCCGCCGCCGCCGCCCTGCCCGATCTGCGCCTGATCGCGCCGGCCGCGCTGGTCGATCTCGCGCCGGGGCCGCACAGCGTCCGCGCCACGCTCTCGAACGGCGAGACCGTCGAGGCCGCGCTCGCCATCGCCGCCGACGGCCGCGACTCGGCGATGCGCGATCTGATGGGCCTGGGCGTGATCGCCTGGTCCTATCCGCAATGGGGCATCGTCGCCACCGTCACGCATGAGAAGCCGCACAACGGCGTCGCCTATGAACACTTCCTGCCCTCCGGCCCCTTTGCGATCCTGCCGATGACCGGCAACCGCTCTTCGCTGGTGTGGACCGAGGACGAAAAGCTCGCGCCGAAAATGCTCGCGCTCGATGCCGAGGCCTTCGATGCCGAGATCGCGCGGCGTTTCGGGGCGCATCTGGGCGCGACCACCGCGGCGGGTCCGCGCTGGTCCTATCCACTGAAATTCCATCTCGCGCGGGGCTATGTGAAGCCGCGTTTCGCGCTGGCCGGCGACGCCGCGCACGGCATTCATCCGATTGCGGGGCAGGGGCTCAATCTCGGCCTCAAGGACGCCGCGGCGCTGGCCGACGTCCTGCTCGATGCGGCGCGGCTCGGCCTCGATATCGGCGCGCTCGACACGCTGAAGAAATACGAACGCTGGCGCCGCTTCGATTCGCTCGCCATGGCGGTCGCGACGGACGGCTTGAACCGACTCTTCTCCAACGACATCGCGCCCCTGCGGGCCTTGCGCGACGTCGGCATGGGGATCGTGGACGCCATCGGCCCGGCCCGCCGCTTCTTCATGCGCCACGCCGGCGGCGATATCGGCAAGCTGCCGCGCCTGATGCGCGGCGAGGCGGCTTAA
- a CDS encoding phosphotransferase, with amino-acid sequence MSTALAEAERHRQSGGRTVQRLGGHSGAEVALCVGAQDRSFVRKTAAARAGNLRLRRQALKQRLFAAQGLAFPPIYDIGLDSGGLAYFDMAYLPARTLAETILHASPYDRAAVRAAIAGLLSLFGASAGAAIAPHLFRAKIGDIVEQSRRRPRLFPHAAAIAALAARLADADWSGIPQSPDHGDLTLENILLTQDGGIVFIDCDVPWVSSFWLDLAKLLQDLEGRWFLRDVAAPSVDALERMTRLADDIRGVAEEMDSRLPPRLGQMAALHLFRTLPYVREGAHAAFACAAASRLLAESGS; translated from the coding sequence GTGAGCACCGCTCTGGCCGAGGCGGAACGGCACCGGCAGAGCGGCGGCCGTACGGTCCAGCGCCTGGGCGGTCACTCCGGCGCCGAGGTTGCGCTCTGCGTCGGTGCGCAGGACCGGTCCTTCGTGCGCAAGACCGCCGCGGCGCGCGCCGGCAATCTGCGCCTGCGCCGCCAGGCCCTGAAGCAGCGCCTGTTCGCGGCGCAAGGCCTCGCCTTTCCGCCCATCTACGACATCGGCCTGGACAGCGGCGGTCTCGCCTATTTCGACATGGCCTATCTGCCGGCCCGCACCCTCGCCGAAACGATTCTTCACGCCTCGCCCTACGACCGCGCCGCGGTCCGCGCGGCGATCGCCGGACTGCTCAGCCTGTTCGGCGCGTCGGCGGGCGCCGCCATCGCCCCGCACCTCTTCCGCGCCAAGATCGGCGATATCGTGGAGCAGTCGCGCCGGCGGCCCCGCCTCTTCCCGCACGCCGCGGCCATCGCAGCGCTGGCCGCCCGGCTCGCGGACGCCGACTGGAGCGGCATTCCGCAATCGCCCGATCACGGCGACCTGACGCTCGAGAACATCCTTCTGACCCAGGACGGCGGCATCGTCTTCATCGACTGCGACGTGCCCTGGGTTTCCTCCTTCTGGCTCGATCTCGCCAAGCTGCTGCAGGACCTCGAAGGCCGCTGGTTCCTGCGCGACGTCGCCGCGCCCAGCGTCGATGCGCTGGAGCGGATGACCCGGCTGGCCGACGACATCCGCGGCGTCGCCGAGGAGATGGATTCCCGCCTGCCGCCGCGCCTCGGCCAGATGGCGGCGCTCCACCTGTTCCGTACGCTGCCCTATGTCCGCGAGGGCGCGCATGCCGCCTTCGCCTGCGCCGCCGCGTCGCGGCTCCTGGCGGAAAGCGGGTCATGA
- a CDS encoding aminotransferase class I/II-fold pyridoxal phosphate-dependent enzyme: MLFPGRLSELPPSAFAKLATLLDPHKPGKPPISLAIGDPNGAVPDFVSAALARHASEFGTYPPINGSADWRAAAAGWLARRFGLAEGSIDPDKNLLPLNGTREGLFLAAFTVMPEAKAGQRPAVLLPNPFYQCYAAAALAAGGEPVFVPATAATGFLPDYASLPQTLLERTAAVYICSPSNPEGACAREPYWRTLFALAERYDFTVFADECYADIYIDKPPLSALPARGAPYERLLTFHSLSKRSGLPGLRSGIVAGEAGLIERFRQFRNYAGPQVPLPIIAASAAAWRDETHVAANRETYREKFRLAQRLLGNRAGFRVPEGGFFLWLDVGHGEETALRLWREAGVRALPGAFMGREVIAGKAQSNPGFSYIRVALVNEVSTIMAALERMTEVI, from the coding sequence ATGCTCTTTCCCGGCCGCCTGTCCGAATTGCCGCCATCGGCTTTCGCAAAGCTTGCGACGCTGCTCGACCCGCACAAGCCCGGCAAGCCGCCGATCAGCCTGGCGATCGGCGATCCCAATGGCGCGGTGCCGGATTTCGTGAGCGCGGCGCTCGCGCGGCATGCCTCGGAGTTCGGGACCTATCCGCCGATCAATGGCAGCGCGGACTGGCGCGCGGCCGCCGCGGGGTGGCTGGCGCGGCGCTTCGGGCTGGCGGAAGGCTCGATCGATCCGGACAAGAACCTGCTGCCGCTGAACGGCACGCGCGAGGGGCTGTTCCTCGCCGCCTTCACGGTGATGCCGGAGGCGAAGGCCGGCCAGCGGCCGGCGGTGCTGCTGCCCAATCCGTTCTATCAGTGCTATGCGGCGGCGGCGCTCGCGGCGGGCGGCGAGCCGGTGTTCGTGCCGGCGACGGCGGCAACGGGTTTCCTGCCCGACTACGCATCCCTGCCCCAGACGCTGCTGGAGCGTACGGCGGCGGTCTATATCTGCTCGCCGTCCAATCCCGAGGGCGCCTGCGCCCGCGAGCCGTACTGGCGAACACTGTTCGCGCTTGCCGAACGGTACGACTTTACGGTGTTCGCGGACGAGTGCTACGCCGATATCTATATCGACAAGCCGCCGCTCAGCGCGCTGCCGGCGCGGGGCGCGCCGTATGAACGCCTGCTGACCTTCCATTCGCTGTCCAAGCGGTCGGGCCTGCCGGGGCTGCGCTCGGGCATCGTCGCGGGCGAGGCCGGGCTGATCGAGCGCTTTCGCCAGTTCCGCAACTATGCCGGGCCGCAAGTGCCGCTGCCGATCATCGCGGCCAGCGCCGCTGCCTGGCGCGACGAGACGCATGTCGCGGCCAATCGCGAGACCTATCGGGAAAAATTCCGCCTGGCGCAGCGCCTGCTCGGCAACCGGGCAGGCTTCAGGGTGCCGGAGGGCGGGTTCTTCCTGTGGCTCGATGTCGGCCATGGCGAGGAGACGGCGCTCCGGCTGTGGCGCGAGGCGGGAGTCCGCGCCCTGCCCGGCGCCTTCATGGGGCGAGAAGTGATCGCGGGAAAAGCCCAGTCGAATCCCGGGTTTTCCTATATCCGGGTGGCGCTCGTTAACGAGGTGTCAACCATTATGGCGGCACTCGAAAGGATGACGGAAGTCATTTGA